In Candidatus Baltobacteraceae bacterium, the following proteins share a genomic window:
- a CDS encoding Ig-like domain-containing protein, producing the protein MITLPGGVVGSSLSFDAAKQTATVTVGEPSYSGTFTAQSNATAVATVSPASGTSFTLTAISAGTATITFTDSYGNAAQLTVTITISGGVISITR; encoded by the coding sequence GTGATCACGCTCCCCGGGGGCGTGGTCGGCTCGTCGCTCTCGTTCGATGCAGCGAAGCAGACCGCCACCGTCACCGTCGGTGAACCCAGCTATAGCGGAACGTTCACCGCGCAATCGAACGCGACCGCCGTCGCTACCGTTTCCCCGGCCTCCGGAACGAGCTTTACGCTCACCGCAATCAGCGCCGGGACCGCGACGATCACCTTCACGGATTCGTACGGCAATGCGGCGCAACTCACGGTCACGATAACGATTTCCGGTGGCGTCATCAGCATTACCAGGTAA